In the genome of Roseovarius sp. Pro17, the window GCGCCGTAATAGGTGAGGGTCAGCATTGAGCCGCCTTCGCCCATGATCTTTTCCGCCCGCTTGGCCACGGCAGTAAAGCTATAGCAGCTGACGTCCATCGTATTGAGGAAATTGTCGCGGCTGGTGTCGATATAGCGCCCGCGCAACTCATTCTTGTCGGAAAAGCCGATGGCATGAACCAGAAAGTCGATCCTGCCCCAGACCTTTTCGATTTCTGCGAATGCGGCGTCGATCGAGGCGGGGTCGGATACGTTACAATCGAACATATGCTCGGAGCCGATTGATTTCGCCAATGGCTCGACCCGCTTCTTGAACGCGTCACCCATATAGGTAAAGGCCAGTTCCGCGCCCGCGTCAGCGCAGGCCTGAGCAATGCCCCAAGCGATGGATTTGTCGTTAGCGAGGCCCATGATCAGCCCGCGCTTGCCCGCCATAAGTGTGTTTGACATATCCGTTCCCGACCCAATTCGCTATCTTTGCTGACCTTTAGGTGATTGACCGTGGTGCATCAAGGGTTGCCGTGCAATCCCCATCCACACGGTGCTATGCGCCACGCGCTGGATTTGGCGCGGCGCTTGCACCATATCTGATGCAAACACGATCCTGAGACAGAAAGAGACACCATGACCGACCGGACCGGAAAATTTGCAGGCGATGACCCCTTTCAGATTGCGCGCCGGTGGCTGGGCGAGGCCGAAGGAACCGAGCCGAACGATCCCAACGCCATCGCACTGGCGACGGTCGATCCCGACGGCTTGCCCAATATGCGCATGGTCCTGCTTAAGGAGATCGCCGACGACGGCTTTGTCTTTTACACCAATTACGATAGCGCCAAGGGGCAGGAACTGGCCGCCAGCGGCAAGGCCGGGTTCGTCATGCACTGGAAGACGCTACGCCGCCAGATCCGGGTGCGCGGCCCCGTGACACGGCAGGAGGGCGCCGAGGCCGACGCCTACTACGCCTCCCGGTCGCTCAAAAGCCGGCTGGGCGCGTGGGCGTCGCGCCAATCACAGCCCCTCAAGAGTCGTGGTGCGCTGATGGCCGAGGTCGCCAAAGTGTCGGCGCGGCACGGCCTCAATCCGCCACGCCCCCCCTTCTGGGGAGGGTTCAAAATCACGCCAGTTGAGATCGAATTCTGGGCCGATGGCGACTATCGCCTGCACGACCGCTTTGTCTGGCGACGAGGCGACACGGACACGCCATGGGACGTCAC includes:
- the pdxH gene encoding pyridoxamine 5'-phosphate oxidase, coding for MTDRTGKFAGDDPFQIARRWLGEAEGTEPNDPNAIALATVDPDGLPNMRMVLLKEIADDGFVFYTNYDSAKGQELAASGKAGFVMHWKTLRRQIRVRGPVTRQEGAEADAYYASRSLKSRLGAWASRQSQPLKSRGALMAEVAKVSARHGLNPPRPPFWGGFKITPVEIEFWADGDYRLHDRFVWRRGDTDTPWDVTRLNP
- the fabI gene encoding enoyl-ACP reductase FabI, encoding MSNTLMAGKRGLIMGLANDKSIAWGIAQACADAGAELAFTYMGDAFKKRVEPLAKSIGSEHMFDCNVSDPASIDAAFAEIEKVWGRIDFLVHAIGFSDKNELRGRYIDTSRDNFLNTMDVSCYSFTAVAKRAEKIMGEGGSMLTLTYYGAEQVMPHYNVMGIAKAALEASVKYLAEDLGKDGIRVNAISAGPIKTLAASGIGDFRYILKWNELNSPLRRNVTIDDVGKAALYLLSDLGSGTTGENLHVDAGYHIVGMKAVDAPDIDAT